AGGCCCTTGACCCGGCGCTGCACGGTCCGCAGCCCCAGATCCAGCTGCTTGGCCACACTGGCGTCGGTCAGCCCCGCCAGCAGCAGGGACAGGATCTCCAGGTCCGTCGGATCCGGTCCCACACCGTCCTCGCGCACCCCGCCGGCCTCGCCCAGACGCAGCGGCATGGCATCGCGCCACACCGCCTCGAACAGGCCCATCAGCGACTCCAGCAGACCGCTGGCGTGCACCACCAGGGCCGCGGGCTCCGCGCCCCGCGCGGTCAGCGGGACCATCGCGAGGCTCCCGTCGGCCACCACCAGCTTCGTCGGCACCCGGTCCACCACCCGGCACCGCTCGTCCCGGCTCAGCGCCGCCGACAGCTCCAGGATCCCGTACGGCGTCGACAGCACCTCGCGCTCGACCACCACCCGGTAGCTCACACCGCGCGAGGCGGCCCGCTCCTCGGACTCGTTCTCCATCCCGGTCACCGCGATCGGCTTCCCGGTCACCAGGGCGCACACCTCGGACACCGCGCCCAGCTGCAACTGATGGAAGCGCTGGGTGACGGCGCTCGCCCC
This sequence is a window from Streptomyces parvus. Protein-coding genes within it:
- a CDS encoding LuxR family transcriptional regulator, which translates into the protein MLGAIGLDERQETAYRALVAAGAAELTDLAHRLALPEADAERVLRRLEQQGLAAQSSARPGRWVAAPPGVALGALLIQQRHELEQAELASALLAEEYRAEASEPAVHDLVEVVTGASAVTQRFHQLQLGAVSEVCALVTGKPIAVTGMENESEERAASRGVSYRVVVEREVLSTPYGILELSAALSRDERCRVVDRVPTKLVVADGSLAMVPLTARGAEPAALVVHASGLLESLMGLFEAVWRDAMPLRLGEAGGVREDGVGPDPTDLEILSLLLAGLTDASVAKQLDLGLRTVQRRVKGLMELTGVSTRLQLGWHAYERGWVARTGSGA